From the genome of Homo sapiens chromosome 6 genomic scaffold, GRCh38.p14 alternate locus group ALT_REF_LOCI_4 HSCHR6_MHC_MANN_CTG1, one region includes:
- the BAG6 gene encoding large proline-rich protein BAG6 isoform X7, which yields MEPNDSTSTAVEEPDSLEVLVKTLDSQTRTFIVGAQMNVKEFKEHIAASVSIPSEKQRLIYQGRVLQDDKKLQEYNVGGKVIHLVERAPPQTHLPSGASSGTGSASATHGGGSPPGTRGPGASVHDRNANSYVMVGTFNLPSDGSAVDVHINMEQAPIQSEPRVRLVMAQHMIRDIQTLLSRMECRGGPQPQHSQPPPQPPAVTPEPVALSSQTSEPVESEAPPREPMEAEEVEERAPAQNPELTPGPAPAGPTPAPETNAPNHPSPAEYVEVLQELQRLESRLQPFLQRYYEVLGAAATTDYNNNHEGREEDQRLINLVGESLRLLGNTFVALSDLRCNLACTPPRHLHVVRPMSHYTTPMVLQQAAIPIQINVGTTVTMTGNGTRPPPTPNAEAPPPGPGQASSVAPSSTNVESSAEGAPPPGPAPPPATSHPRVIRISHQSVEPVVMMHMNIQDSGTQPGGVPSAPTGPLGPPGHGQTLGQQVPGFPTAPTRVVIARPTPPQARPSHPGGPPVSGTLGAGLGTNASLAQMVSGLVGQLLMQPVLVAQGTPGMAPPPAPATASASAGTTNTATTAGPAPGGPAQPPPTPQPSMADLQFSQLLGNLLGPAGPGAGGPGVASPTITVAMPGVPAFLQGMTDFLQATQTAPPPPPPPPPPPPAPEQQTMPPPGSPSGGAGSPGGLGLESLSPEFFTSVVQGVLSSLLGSLGARAGSSESIAAFIQRLSGSSNIFEPGADGALGFFGALLSLLCQNFSMVDVVMLLHGHFQPLQRLQPQLRSFFHQHYLGGQEPTPSNIRMATHTLITGLEEYVRESFSLVQVQPGVDIIRTNLEFLQEQFNSIAAHVLHCTDSGFGARLLELCNQGLFECLALNLHCLGGQQMELAAVINGRIRRMSRGVNPSLVSWLTTMMGLRLQVVLEHMPVGPDAILRYVRRVGDPPQPLPEEPMEVQGAERASPEPQRENASPAPGTTAEEAMSRGPPPAPEGGSRDEQDGASAETEPWAAAVPPEWVPIIQQDIQSQRKVKPQPPLSDAYLSGMPAKRRKLRSDIQKRLQEDPNYSPQRFPNAQRAFADDP from the exons ATGGAGCCTAATGATAGTACCAGTACCGCTGTGGAGGAGCCTGACAGCTTGGAGGTGTTGGTGAAGACCTTGGACTCTCAAACTCGTACCTTTATTGTGGGGGCCCAG ATGAATGTAAAAGAGTTTAAGGAGCACATTGCTGCCTCTGTCAGCATCCCATCTGAAAAACAACGGCTCATTTACCAGGGACGAGTTCTGCAAGATGATAAGAAGCTTCAGGAATACA ATGTTGGGGGAAAGGTTATCCACCTGGTGGAACGGGCTCCTCCTCAGACTCACCTCCCTTCTGGGGCATCTTCTGGGACGGGGTCTGCCTCAGCCACTCATGGTGGGGGATCCCCCCCTGGTACTCGGGGGCCTGGGGCCTCTGTTCATGACCGGAATGCCAACAGCTATGTCATGGTTGGAACCTTCAATCTTCCT AGTGACGGCTCTGCTGTGGATGTTCACATCAACATGGAACAGGCCCCGATTCAG AGTGAGCCCCGGGTACGGCTGGTGATGGCTCAGCACATGATCAGGGATATACAGACCTTACTATCCCGGATGGAG TGTCGAGGAGGGCCCCAACCGCAGCACAGTCAGCCGCCCCCGCAGCCACCGGCTGTGACCCCGGAGCCAGTAGCCTTGAGCTCTCAAACATCAGAACCAGTTGAAAGTGAAGCACCTCCCCGGGAGCCCATGGAGGCAGAAGAAGTGGAGGAGCGTGCCCCAGCCCAGAACCCGGAGCTCACTCCTGGCCCAGCCCCAGCGGGCCCAACACCTGCCCCGGAAACAAATGCACCCAA CCATCCTTCCCCTGCGGAGTATGTCGAGGTGCTCCAGGAGCTACAGCGGCTGGAGAGTCGCCTCCAGCCCTTCTTGCAGCGCTACTACGAGGTTCTGGGTGCTGCTGCCACCACGGACTACAATAACAAT CACGAGGGCCGGGAGGAGGATCAGCGGTTGATCAACTTGGTAGGGGAGAGCCTGCGACTGCTGGGCAACACCTTTGTTGCACTGTCTGACCTGCGCTGCAATCTGGCCTGCACGCCCCCACGACACCTGCATGTGGTCCGGCCTATGTCTCACTACACCACCCCCATGGTGCTCCAGCAGGCAGCCATTCCCATACAG ATCAATGTGGGAACCACTGTGACCATGACAGGAAATGGGACTCGGCCCCCCCCAACTCCCAATGCAGAGGCACCTCCCCCTGGTCCTGGGCAGGCCTCATCCGTGGCTCCGTCTTCTACCAATGTCGAGTCCTCAGCTGAGGGGGCTCCCCCGCCAGGTCCAGCTCCCCCGCCAGCCACCAGCCACCCGAGGGTCATCCGGATTTCCCACCAGAGTGTGGAACCCGTGGTCATGATGCACATGAACATTCAAG ATTCTGGCACACAGCCTGGTGGTGTTCCGAGTGCTCCCACTGGCCCCCTGGGACCCCCTGGTCATGGCCAAACCCTGG GACAGCAGGTGCCAGGCTTCCCAACAGCTCCAACCCGGGTGGTGATTGCCCGGCCCACTCCTCCACAGGCTCGGCCTTCCCATCCTGGAGGGCCCCCAGTCTCTGGGACACTG GGCGCCGGTCTGGGTACCAATGCCTCGTTGGCCCAGATGGTGAGCGGCCTTGTGGGGCAGCTTCTTATGCAGCCAGTCCTTGTGG CTCAGGGGACCCCAGGTATGGCTCCACCGCCAGCCCCTGCCACTGCTTCTGCCAGTGCTGGCACCACCAACACAGCTACCACAGCTGGCCCCGCTCCTGGGGGGCCTGCCCAGCCTCCACCCACCCCTCAACCCTCCATGGCTGATCTTCAGTTCTCTCAGCTTCTGGGGAACCTGCTAGGGCCTGCagggccaggggctggagggccTGGTGTGGCTTCTCCCACCATCACTGTGGCGATGCCTGGTGTCCCTGCCTTTCTCCAAGGCATGACTGACTTCTTGCAG GCAACACAGACAgcccctccaccacccccacctcctccacccccaccacctgCCCCAGAGCAGCAGACCATGCCCCCACCAGGCTCCCCTTCTGGTGGCGCAGGGAGTCCTGGAGGCCTGGGTCTTGAGAGCCTGTCACCGGAGTTTTTTACCTCAGTGGTGCAGGGTGTGCTCAGCTCCCTGCTGGGCTCCCTGGGGGCTCGGGCTGGCAGCAGTGAAAGTATTGCTGCCTTCATACAACGCCTCAGTGGATCCAGCAACATCTTTGAGCCTGGAGCTGATGGGGCCCTTG GATTCTTTGGGGCCTTGCTTTCTCTTCTGTGCCAGAACTTCTCTATGGTGGACGTAGTGATGCTTCTCCATGGGCATTTCCAGCCACTACAACGGCTCCAGCCCCAGCTGCGATCCTTCTTCCACCAGCACTACCTGGGTGGTCAGGAGCCCACACCCAGTAACATCCGG ATGGCAACCCACACATTGATCACGGGGCTAGAAGAGTATGTGCGGGAGAGTTTT TCCTTGGTGCAGGTTCAGCCAGGTGTGGACATCATCCGGACAAACCTGGAATTTCTCCAAGAGCAGTTTAATAGCATTGCTGCGCATGTGCTGCATTGCACAG ATAGTGGATTTGGGGCCCGGTTGCTGGAGTTGTGTAACCAAGGCCTGTTTGAATGCCTGGCCCTAAACCTGCACTGCTTGGGGGGACAGCAGATGGAGCTTGCTGCTGTTATCAATGGCCGAATT CGTCGTATGTCTCGTGGGGTGAATCCCTCCTTGGTGAGCTGGCTGACCACTATGATGGGACTGAGGCTTCAGGTGGTACTGGagcacatgcctgtaggcccTGATGCCATTCTCAGATACGTTCGCAGGGTTGGTGATCCCCCCCAG CCACTTCCTGAGGAGCCAATGGAAGTTCAGGGAGCAGAAAGAGCTTCCCCTGAGCCTCAG CGGGAGAAtgcttccccagcccctggaacAACAGCAGAAGAGGCCATGTCCCGAGGTCCACCTCCTGCTCCTGAGGGGGGCTCCCGGGATGAACAGGATGGAGCTTCAGCTGAGACAGAACCTTGGGCAGCTGCAGTCCCCCCA GAATGGGTCCCTATTATCCAGCAGGACATTCAGAGCCAGCGGAAGGTGAAACCGCAGCCCCCTCTGAGTGATGCCTACCTCAGTGGTATGCCTGCCAAGAGACGCAAG CTCCGGTCTGATATACAAAAACGACTGCAGGAAGACCCCAACTACAGTCCCCAGCGCTTCCCCAATGCCCAGCGGGCCTTTGCTGATGATCCTTAG
- the BAG6 gene encoding large proline-rich protein BAG6 isoform 6 (isoform 6 is encoded by transcript variant 33; The RefSeq protein has 1 substitution compared to this genomic sequence) produces MEPNDSTSTAVEEPDSLEVLVKTLDSQTRTFIVGAQMNVKEFKEHIAASVSIPSEKQRLIYQGRVLQDDKKLQEYNVGGKVIHLVERAPPQTHLPSGASSGTGSASATHGGGSPPGTRGPGASVHDRNANSYVMVGTFNLPSDGSAVDVHINMEQAPIQSEPRVRLVMAQHMIRDIQTLLSRMECRGGPQPQHSQPPPQPPAVTPEPVALSSQTSEPVESEAPPREPMEAEEVEERAPAQNPELTPGPAPAGPTPAPETNAPNHPSPAEYVEVLQELQRLESRLQPFLQRYYEVLGAAATTDYNNNHEGREEDQRLINLVGESLRLLGNTFVALSDLRCNLACTPPRHLHVVRPMSHYTTPMVLQQAAIPIQINVGTTVTMTGNGTRPPPTPNAEAPPPGPGQASSVAPSSTNVESSAEGAPPPGPAPPPATSHPRVIRISHQSVEPVVMMHMNIQDSGTQPGGVPSAPTGPLGPPGHGQTLGSTLIQLPSLPPEFMHAVAHQITHQAMVAAVASAAAGQQVPGFPTAPTRVVIARPTPPQARPSHPGGPPVSGTLGAGLGTNASLAQMVSGLVGQLLMQPVLVAQGTPGMAPPPAPATASASAGTTNTATTAGPAPGGPAQPPPTPQPSMADLQFSQLLGNLLGPAGPGAGGSGVASPTITVAMPGVPAFLQGMTDFLQATQTAPPPPPPPPPPPPAPEQQTMPPPGSPSGGAGSPGGLGLESLSPEFFTSVVQGVLSSLLGSLGARAGSSESIAAFIQRLSGSSNIFEPGADGALGFFGALLSLLCQNFSMVDVVMLLHGHFQPLQRLQPQLRSFFHQHYLGGQEPTPSNIRMATHTLITGLEEYVRESFSLVQVQPGVDIIRTNLEFLQEQFNSIAAHVLHCTDSGFGARLLELCNQGLFECLALNLHCLGGQQMELAAVINGRIRRMSRGVNPSLVSWLTTMMGLRLQVVLEHMPVGPDAILRYVRRVGDPPQPLPEEPMEVQGAERASPEPQRENASPAPGTTAEEAMSRGPPPAPEGGSRDEQDGASAETEPWAAAVPPEWVPIIQQDIQSQRKVKPQPPLSDAYLSGMPAKRRKTMQGEGPQLLLSEAVSRAAKAAGARPLTSPESLSRDLEAPEVQESYRQQLRSDIQKRLQEDPNYSPQRFPNAQRAFADDP; encoded by the exons ATGGAGCCTAATGATAGTACCAGTACCGCTGTGGAGGAGCCTGACAGCTTGGAGGTGTTGGTGAAGACCTTGGACTCTCAAACTCGTACCTTTATTGTGGGGGCCCAG ATGAATGTAAAAGAGTTTAAGGAGCACATTGCTGCCTCTGTCAGCATCCCATCTGAAAAACAACGGCTCATTTACCAGGGACGAGTTCTGCAAGATGATAAGAAGCTTCAGGAATACA ATGTTGGGGGAAAGGTTATCCACCTGGTGGAACGGGCTCCTCCTCAGACTCACCTCCCTTCTGGGGCATCTTCTGGGACGGGGTCTGCCTCAGCCACTCATGGTGGGGGATCCCCCCCTGGTACTCGGGGGCCTGGGGCCTCTGTTCATGACCGGAATGCCAACAGCTATGTCATGGTTGGAACCTTCAATCTTCCT AGTGACGGCTCTGCTGTGGATGTTCACATCAACATGGAACAGGCCCCGATTCAG AGTGAGCCCCGGGTACGGCTGGTGATGGCTCAGCACATGATCAGGGATATACAGACCTTACTATCCCGGATGGAG TGTCGAGGAGGGCCCCAACCGCAGCACAGTCAGCCGCCCCCGCAGCCACCGGCTGTGACCCCGGAGCCAGTAGCCTTGAGCTCTCAAACATCAGAACCAGTTGAAAGTGAAGCACCTCCCCGGGAGCCCATGGAGGCAGAAGAAGTGGAGGAGCGTGCCCCAGCCCAGAACCCGGAGCTCACTCCTGGCCCAGCCCCAGCGGGCCCAACACCTGCCCCGGAAACAAATGCACCCAA CCATCCTTCCCCTGCGGAGTATGTCGAGGTGCTCCAGGAGCTACAGCGGCTGGAGAGTCGCCTCCAGCCCTTCTTGCAGCGCTACTACGAGGTTCTGGGTGCTGCTGCCACCACGGACTACAATAACAAT CACGAGGGCCGGGAGGAGGATCAGCGGTTGATCAACTTGGTAGGGGAGAGCCTGCGACTGCTGGGCAACACCTTTGTTGCACTGTCTGACCTGCGCTGCAATCTGGCCTGCACGCCCCCACGACACCTGCATGTGGTCCGGCCTATGTCTCACTACACCACCCCCATGGTGCTCCAGCAGGCAGCCATTCCCATACAG ATCAATGTGGGAACCACTGTGACCATGACAGGAAATGGGACTCGGCCCCCCCCAACTCCCAATGCAGAGGCACCTCCCCCTGGTCCTGGGCAGGCCTCATCCGTGGCTCCGTCTTCTACCAATGTCGAGTCCTCAGCTGAGGGGGCTCCCCCGCCAGGTCCAGCTCCCCCGCCAGCCACCAGCCACCCGAGGGTCATCCGGATTTCCCACCAGAGTGTGGAACCCGTGGTCATGATGCACATGAACATTCAAG ATTCTGGCACACAGCCTGGTGGTGTTCCGAGTGCTCCCACTGGCCCCCTGGGACCCCCTGGTCATGGCCAAACCCTGG GCTCCACCCTCATCCAgctgccctccctgccccctgAGTTCATGCACGCCGTCGCCCACCAGATCACTCATCAGGCCATGGTGGCAGCTGTTGCCTCCGCGGCCGCAG GACAGCAGGTGCCAGGCTTCCCAACAGCTCCAACCCGGGTGGTGATTGCCCGGCCCACTCCTCCACAGGCTCGGCCTTCCCATCCTGGAGGGCCCCCAGTCTCTGGGACACTG GGCGCCGGTCTGGGTACCAATGCCTCGTTGGCCCAGATGGTGAGCGGCCTTGTGGGGCAGCTTCTTATGCAGCCAGTCCTTGTGG CTCAGGGGACCCCAGGTATGGCTCCACCGCCAGCCCCTGCCACTGCTTCTGCCAGTGCTGGCACCACCAACACAGCTACCACAGCTGGCCCCGCTCCTGGGGGGCCTGCCCAGCCTCCACCCACCCCTCAACCCTCCATGGCTGATCTTCAGTTCTCTCAGCTTCTGGGGAACCTGCTAGGGCCTGCagggccaggggctggagggccTGGTGTGGCTTCTCCCACCATCACTGTGGCGATGCCTGGTGTCCCTGCCTTTCTCCAAGGCATGACTGACTTCTTGCAG GCAACACAGACAgcccctccaccacccccacctcctccacccccaccacctgCCCCAGAGCAGCAGACCATGCCCCCACCAGGCTCCCCTTCTGGTGGCGCAGGGAGTCCTGGAGGCCTGGGTCTTGAGAGCCTGTCACCGGAGTTTTTTACCTCAGTGGTGCAGGGTGTGCTCAGCTCCCTGCTGGGCTCCCTGGGGGCTCGGGCTGGCAGCAGTGAAAGTATTGCTGCCTTCATACAACGCCTCAGTGGATCCAGCAACATCTTTGAGCCTGGAGCTGATGGGGCCCTTG GATTCTTTGGGGCCTTGCTTTCTCTTCTGTGCCAGAACTTCTCTATGGTGGACGTAGTGATGCTTCTCCATGGGCATTTCCAGCCACTACAACGGCTCCAGCCCCAGCTGCGATCCTTCTTCCACCAGCACTACCTGGGTGGTCAGGAGCCCACACCCAGTAACATCCGG ATGGCAACCCACACATTGATCACGGGGCTAGAAGAGTATGTGCGGGAGAGTTTT TCCTTGGTGCAGGTTCAGCCAGGTGTGGACATCATCCGGACAAACCTGGAATTTCTCCAAGAGCAGTTTAATAGCATTGCTGCGCATGTGCTGCATTGCACAG ATAGTGGATTTGGGGCCCGGTTGCTGGAGTTGTGTAACCAAGGCCTGTTTGAATGCCTGGCCCTAAACCTGCACTGCTTGGGGGGACAGCAGATGGAGCTTGCTGCTGTTATCAATGGCCGAATT CGTCGTATGTCTCGTGGGGTGAATCCCTCCTTGGTGAGCTGGCTGACCACTATGATGGGACTGAGGCTTCAGGTGGTACTGGagcacatgcctgtaggcccTGATGCCATTCTCAGATACGTTCGCAGGGTTGGTGATCCCCCCCAG CCACTTCCTGAGGAGCCAATGGAAGTTCAGGGAGCAGAAAGAGCTTCCCCTGAGCCTCAG CGGGAGAAtgcttccccagcccctggaacAACAGCAGAAGAGGCCATGTCCCGAGGTCCACCTCCTGCTCCTGAGGGGGGCTCCCGGGATGAACAGGATGGAGCTTCAGCTGAGACAGAACCTTGGGCAGCTGCAGTCCCCCCA GAATGGGTCCCTATTATCCAGCAGGACATTCAGAGCCAGCGGAAGGTGAAACCGCAGCCCCCTCTGAGTGATGCCTACCTCAGTGGTATGCCTGCCAAGAGACGCAAG ACGATGCAGGGTGAGGGCCCCCAGCTGCTTCTCTCAGAGGCTGTGAGCCGGGCAGCTAAGGCAGCCGGAGCTCGGCCCCTGACGAGCCCCGAGAGCCTGAGCCGGGACCTGGAGGCACCAGAGGTTCAGGAGAGCTACAGGCAGCAG CTCCGGTCTGATATACAAAAACGACTGCAGGAAGACCCCAACTACAGTCCCCAGCGCTTCCCCAATGCCCAGCGGGCCTTTGCTGATGATCCTTAG
- the BAG6 gene encoding large proline-rich protein BAG6 isoform 20 (isoform 20 is encoded by transcript variant 9; The RefSeq protein has 1 substitution compared to this genomic sequence), whose protein sequence is MEPNDSTSTAVEEPDSLEVLVKTLDSQTRTFIVGAQMNVKEFKEHIAASVSIPSEKQRLIYQGRVLQDDKKLQEYNVGGKVIHLVERAPPQTHLPSGASSGTGSASATHGGGSPPGTRGPGASVHDRNANSYVMVGTFNLPSDGSAVDVHINMEQAPIQSEPRVRLVMAQHMIRDIQTLLSRMECRGGPQPQHSQPPPQPPAVTPEPVALSSQTSEPVESEAPPREPMEAEEVEERAPAQNPELTPGPAPAGPTPAPETNAPNHPSPAEYVEVLQELQRLESRLQPFLQRYYEVLGAAATTDYNNNHEGREEDQRLINLVGESLRLLGNTFVALSDLRCNLACTPPRHLHVVRPMSHYTTPMVLQQAAIPIQINVGTTVTMTGNGTRPPPTPNAEAPPPGPGQASSVAPSSTNVESSAEGAPPPGPAPPPATSHPRVIRISHQSVEPVVMMHMNIQDSGTQPGGVPSAPTGPLGPPGHGQTLGSTLIQLPSLPPEFMHAVAHQITHQAMVAAVASAAAGQQVPGFPTAPTRVVIARPTPPQARPSHPGGPPVSGTLQGAGLGTNASLAQMVSGLVGQLLMQPVLVAQGTPGMAPPPAPATASASAGTTNTATTAGPAPGGPAQPPPTPQPSMADLQFSQLLGNLLGPAGPGAGGSGVASPTITVAMPGVPAFLQGMTDFLQATQTAPPPPPPPPPPPPAPEQQTMPPPGSPSGGAGSPGGLGLESLSPEFFTSVVQGVLSSLLGSLGARAGSSESIAAFIQRLSGSSNIFEPGADGALGFFGALLSLLCQNFSMVDVVMLLHGHFQPLQRLQPQLRSFFHQHYLGGQEPTPSNIRMATHTLITGLEEYVRESFSLVQVQPGVDIIRTNLEFLQEQFNSIAAHVLHCTDSGFGARLLELCNQGLFECLALNLHCLGGQQMELAAVINGRIRRMSRGVNPSLVSWLTTMMGLRLQVVLEHMPVGPDAILRYVRRVGDPPQPLPEEPMEVQGAERASPEPQEWVPIIQQDIQSQRKVKPQPPLSDAYLSGMPAKRRKLRSDIQKRLQEDPNYSPQRFPNAQRAFADDP, encoded by the exons ATGGAGCCTAATGATAGTACCAGTACCGCTGTGGAGGAGCCTGACAGCTTGGAGGTGTTGGTGAAGACCTTGGACTCTCAAACTCGTACCTTTATTGTGGGGGCCCAG ATGAATGTAAAAGAGTTTAAGGAGCACATTGCTGCCTCTGTCAGCATCCCATCTGAAAAACAACGGCTCATTTACCAGGGACGAGTTCTGCAAGATGATAAGAAGCTTCAGGAATACA ATGTTGGGGGAAAGGTTATCCACCTGGTGGAACGGGCTCCTCCTCAGACTCACCTCCCTTCTGGGGCATCTTCTGGGACGGGGTCTGCCTCAGCCACTCATGGTGGGGGATCCCCCCCTGGTACTCGGGGGCCTGGGGCCTCTGTTCATGACCGGAATGCCAACAGCTATGTCATGGTTGGAACCTTCAATCTTCCT AGTGACGGCTCTGCTGTGGATGTTCACATCAACATGGAACAGGCCCCGATTCAG AGTGAGCCCCGGGTACGGCTGGTGATGGCTCAGCACATGATCAGGGATATACAGACCTTACTATCCCGGATGGAG TGTCGAGGAGGGCCCCAACCGCAGCACAGTCAGCCGCCCCCGCAGCCACCGGCTGTGACCCCGGAGCCAGTAGCCTTGAGCTCTCAAACATCAGAACCAGTTGAAAGTGAAGCACCTCCCCGGGAGCCCATGGAGGCAGAAGAAGTGGAGGAGCGTGCCCCAGCCCAGAACCCGGAGCTCACTCCTGGCCCAGCCCCAGCGGGCCCAACACCTGCCCCGGAAACAAATGCACCCAA CCATCCTTCCCCTGCGGAGTATGTCGAGGTGCTCCAGGAGCTACAGCGGCTGGAGAGTCGCCTCCAGCCCTTCTTGCAGCGCTACTACGAGGTTCTGGGTGCTGCTGCCACCACGGACTACAATAACAAT CACGAGGGCCGGGAGGAGGATCAGCGGTTGATCAACTTGGTAGGGGAGAGCCTGCGACTGCTGGGCAACACCTTTGTTGCACTGTCTGACCTGCGCTGCAATCTGGCCTGCACGCCCCCACGACACCTGCATGTGGTCCGGCCTATGTCTCACTACACCACCCCCATGGTGCTCCAGCAGGCAGCCATTCCCATACAG ATCAATGTGGGAACCACTGTGACCATGACAGGAAATGGGACTCGGCCCCCCCCAACTCCCAATGCAGAGGCACCTCCCCCTGGTCCTGGGCAGGCCTCATCCGTGGCTCCGTCTTCTACCAATGTCGAGTCCTCAGCTGAGGGGGCTCCCCCGCCAGGTCCAGCTCCCCCGCCAGCCACCAGCCACCCGAGGGTCATCCGGATTTCCCACCAGAGTGTGGAACCCGTGGTCATGATGCACATGAACATTCAAG ATTCTGGCACACAGCCTGGTGGTGTTCCGAGTGCTCCCACTGGCCCCCTGGGACCCCCTGGTCATGGCCAAACCCTGG GCTCCACCCTCATCCAgctgccctccctgccccctgAGTTCATGCACGCCGTCGCCCACCAGATCACTCATCAGGCCATGGTGGCAGCTGTTGCCTCCGCGGCCGCAG GACAGCAGGTGCCAGGCTTCCCAACAGCTCCAACCCGGGTGGTGATTGCCCGGCCCACTCCTCCACAGGCTCGGCCTTCCCATCCTGGAGGGCCCCCAGTCTCTGGGACACTG CAGGGCGCCGGTCTGGGTACCAATGCCTCGTTGGCCCAGATGGTGAGCGGCCTTGTGGGGCAGCTTCTTATGCAGCCAGTCCTTGTGG CTCAGGGGACCCCAGGTATGGCTCCACCGCCAGCCCCTGCCACTGCTTCTGCCAGTGCTGGCACCACCAACACAGCTACCACAGCTGGCCCCGCTCCTGGGGGGCCTGCCCAGCCTCCACCCACCCCTCAACCCTCCATGGCTGATCTTCAGTTCTCTCAGCTTCTGGGGAACCTGCTAGGGCCTGCagggccaggggctggagggccTGGTGTGGCTTCTCCCACCATCACTGTGGCGATGCCTGGTGTCCCTGCCTTTCTCCAAGGCATGACTGACTTCTTGCAG GCAACACAGACAgcccctccaccacccccacctcctccacccccaccacctgCCCCAGAGCAGCAGACCATGCCCCCACCAGGCTCCCCTTCTGGTGGCGCAGGGAGTCCTGGAGGCCTGGGTCTTGAGAGCCTGTCACCGGAGTTTTTTACCTCAGTGGTGCAGGGTGTGCTCAGCTCCCTGCTGGGCTCCCTGGGGGCTCGGGCTGGCAGCAGTGAAAGTATTGCTGCCTTCATACAACGCCTCAGTGGATCCAGCAACATCTTTGAGCCTGGAGCTGATGGGGCCCTTG GATTCTTTGGGGCCTTGCTTTCTCTTCTGTGCCAGAACTTCTCTATGGTGGACGTAGTGATGCTTCTCCATGGGCATTTCCAGCCACTACAACGGCTCCAGCCCCAGCTGCGATCCTTCTTCCACCAGCACTACCTGGGTGGTCAGGAGCCCACACCCAGTAACATCCGG ATGGCAACCCACACATTGATCACGGGGCTAGAAGAGTATGTGCGGGAGAGTTTT TCCTTGGTGCAGGTTCAGCCAGGTGTGGACATCATCCGGACAAACCTGGAATTTCTCCAAGAGCAGTTTAATAGCATTGCTGCGCATGTGCTGCATTGCACAG ATAGTGGATTTGGGGCCCGGTTGCTGGAGTTGTGTAACCAAGGCCTGTTTGAATGCCTGGCCCTAAACCTGCACTGCTTGGGGGGACAGCAGATGGAGCTTGCTGCTGTTATCAATGGCCGAATT CGTCGTATGTCTCGTGGGGTGAATCCCTCCTTGGTGAGCTGGCTGACCACTATGATGGGACTGAGGCTTCAGGTGGTACTGGagcacatgcctgtaggcccTGATGCCATTCTCAGATACGTTCGCAGGGTTGGTGATCCCCCCCAG CCACTTCCTGAGGAGCCAATGGAAGTTCAGGGAGCAGAAAGAGCTTCCCCTGAGCCTCAG GAATGGGTCCCTATTATCCAGCAGGACATTCAGAGCCAGCGGAAGGTGAAACCGCAGCCCCCTCTGAGTGATGCCTACCTCAGTGGTATGCCTGCCAAGAGACGCAAG CTCCGGTCTGATATACAAAAACGACTGCAGGAAGACCCCAACTACAGTCCCCAGCGCTTCCCCAATGCCCAGCGGGCCTTTGCTGATGATCCTTAG